From a region of the Gemmatimonadales bacterium genome:
- a CDS encoding porin family protein has translation MVRASRWLVVPVVATLAAAPLQRADAQLVSFGVMAGANMSTLTGDFSTDLKNNTGFIAGAFVRIGALGFAVQPGAYYTVKGAKSSDFSDDAGSKTSLDYLEVPLILRIGLPMHLYVGAGPAVGIKLGCKITEQAVDAGASQDCKDAVDGPDFKSTEVSGIAEAGIEFRHWSLGARADLGISNVQEAVNGGGAGDLNVKTRTLSAVLAIRF, from the coding sequence ATGGTTCGAGCATCCCGTTGGCTCGTGGTTCCAGTCGTCGCGACGCTTGCGGCAGCACCGTTGCAGCGCGCCGATGCGCAGTTGGTGTCGTTCGGGGTGATGGCCGGGGCGAACATGTCGACGCTGACTGGCGATTTCAGCACTGACCTGAAGAACAACACCGGCTTCATCGCGGGCGCATTCGTCCGGATCGGGGCACTCGGGTTCGCGGTGCAGCCCGGGGCGTACTACACGGTGAAGGGCGCCAAGAGCAGCGATTTCAGTGATGACGCAGGGTCGAAGACCAGCCTCGATTACCTCGAGGTTCCGCTGATCCTCCGGATCGGATTGCCGATGCATCTATACGTCGGCGCCGGACCAGCTGTCGGCATCAAGCTCGGCTGCAAGATTACCGAACAGGCGGTCGATGCCGGAGCCTCCCAGGACTGCAAGGACGCCGTCGACGGGCCCGACTTCAAGTCGACCGAGGTCAGCGGCATCGCCGAGGCCGGCATCGAGTTTCGGCACTGGTCACTTGGTGCGCGGGCAGACCTGGGGATCAGCAACGTGCAGGAAGCGGTCAACGGTGGCGGCGCAGGTGATCTCAATGTGAAAACCCGCACGCTGTCGGCGGTGTTGGCGATCCGGTTCTGA
- a CDS encoding glycosyltransferase, with product MSGERSVLFIAEFDDIYNAHASQQRRALERLGAKVSVFDLASRSGLLARFRNGDLAKRLERSLDEVQPDLVLVNGSELIDEAMVDRVRPRARARWINWLPHDMRQISEAIVLARPFDQIYAIGTDVAAEIADRLGRTVDVLAFAADPSIYRPIRTRDQYRANVIFAGTATPRRERLLSGLVEFGLAVWGPGWRKTTLRDYCRGEAPSTEEYLKAYAGATVAVNIHHVLVENDPREASCNQRLFELAAMGAAQVVDDRGDLPRYFEDDREVAVFHDGEQMRNLVRQLLETPSEAERLGQSARARLLQDHTYMHRLRHLLLDQPRPR from the coding sequence GTGAGCGGCGAACGTTCGGTGCTCTTCATCGCAGAATTCGACGACATCTACAACGCCCACGCCTCCCAGCAGCGGCGTGCGCTCGAACGTCTCGGCGCCAAGGTTTCGGTGTTCGACCTTGCCTCGCGGTCGGGCCTGCTCGCGCGATTTCGGAATGGCGATCTCGCCAAGCGGCTCGAACGGTCGCTCGACGAGGTGCAGCCTGACCTGGTGCTCGTCAACGGCAGCGAGCTGATCGACGAAGCGATGGTCGACCGCGTCCGCCCGCGCGCCCGTGCTCGCTGGATCAACTGGCTGCCGCACGACATGCGCCAGATCTCCGAAGCGATCGTGCTCGCCCGCCCCTTCGACCAGATCTACGCCATCGGGACCGATGTCGCCGCGGAGATCGCCGACCGCCTCGGCCGTACCGTCGACGTCCTCGCCTTCGCCGCCGATCCGTCGATCTATCGGCCGATTCGCACGCGCGACCAGTATCGCGCCAACGTGATCTTCGCCGGCACCGCGACACCGCGCCGCGAGCGGCTCCTCTCGGGATTGGTGGAATTCGGGCTGGCGGTGTGGGGACCCGGCTGGCGGAAGACGACGCTGCGCGACTACTGCCGCGGCGAGGCGCCGTCCACCGAGGAGTACCTCAAGGCGTACGCCGGCGCCACCGTGGCGGTCAACATCCATCACGTGCTGGTTGAGAACGATCCCCGCGAAGCGTCGTGCAATCAGCGGCTCTTCGAACTGGCGGCGATGGGGGCGGCCCAGGTCGTCGACGATCGCGGCGACCTGCCGCGCTACTTCGAGGATGATCGGGAGGTCGCGGTCTTCCACGACGGCGAGCAGATGCGCAATCTCGTGCGGCAGCTCCTCGAAACGCCGTCGGAAGCGGAGCGGCTCGGTCAGTCCGCCCGTGCTCGACTACTGCAGGATCACACCTACATGCACCGCCTCCGCCACCTGCTGCTCGATCAGCCGCGCCCGCGGTAG
- a CDS encoding glycosyltransferase produces MTAPLHVVLYHPARMPITRYGGLERVIVWLARGLAALGHRVTLIAGPRSDVPEATVIPIDPKIGFQRGGPDLTPYLPPGVDIVHSHAPLRHMPRSTPYAWTLHGNATPEPELLDTAIAVSADHARRHGIARWVHNGLDPADYRFSPTKGDFDLFLGRLHSVKGWQWAVSGARDAGQRLVVAGGWRPSVRRDIQFIGQVGGERKVSLLADAACLWMPAQWDEPFGLTTIEAMVSGTPVLGTHRGALPEIVTPESGALGDSVDELVRLRPALGMLDPEAIRNRVLQRFTHLLMAEAYLALYRETIATYRGRG; encoded by the coding sequence ATGACCGCACCACTCCACGTCGTTCTCTATCATCCGGCGCGCATGCCGATCACGCGGTACGGCGGGCTCGAGCGGGTCATCGTCTGGCTGGCGCGCGGGCTCGCGGCGCTGGGCCATCGGGTCACGCTGATCGCCGGGCCGCGCAGCGACGTTCCCGAAGCGACCGTGATCCCGATCGATCCGAAGATCGGGTTCCAGCGCGGCGGGCCCGACCTCACGCCGTATCTCCCGCCCGGCGTCGACATCGTCCACTCGCATGCGCCGCTCCGGCACATGCCGCGTAGCACCCCCTACGCCTGGACGCTGCACGGCAACGCCACTCCCGAACCGGAACTCCTCGACACCGCCATTGCCGTGTCGGCCGACCACGCGCGCCGCCACGGCATTGCGCGCTGGGTGCACAACGGGCTGGACCCCGCAGACTATCGCTTCTCGCCCACCAAGGGCGATTTCGATCTCTTCCTGGGCCGACTCCACTCGGTGAAGGGATGGCAGTGGGCGGTCAGCGGCGCGCGCGATGCGGGGCAGCGGCTGGTGGTCGCGGGAGGGTGGCGTCCATCGGTGCGTCGCGACATCCAGTTCATCGGCCAGGTCGGTGGCGAACGGAAGGTGTCGCTCCTCGCCGACGCCGCCTGCCTCTGGATGCCGGCGCAATGGGACGAACCGTTCGGACTCACCACCATCGAGGCGATGGTGAGCGGTACGCCGGTCCTCGGCACCCACCGCGGTGCGCTGCCGGAGATCGTGACGCCGGAATCAGGAGCGCTGGGTGACTCGGTTGACGAATTGGTGCGATTGCGTCCCGCGCTCGGCATGCTCGACCCCGAAGCGATCCGGAATCGCGTGCTGCAGCGCTTCACCCACCTGCTGATGGCGGAAGCCTATCTCGCACTCTATCGCGAGACGATCGCGACCTACCGCGGGCGCGGCTGA
- a CDS encoding ABC transporter ATP-binding protein, whose translation MRRRLFALMRPYRVVFGGGMALAMVAAVLDAVTVVLLVPLLKQLFGTAGALSGGSTHLETLLDSALAPLLANRTREGATIVLVLLFLAAVFVKNLATYLSAYFSVLVQEGMVKDLRVRLYRHLLRLDLNVMQRTRGGQLAAALVSDADQVKLVVSAVLATLFQNIVLVLATIGALLLISVRLTIMVLALAPILIVGVQAAVARLKRHAHAFTHERGELTAIVTERLAAVKLIRASGAESSEDLHFRAQAERYRKGIVRTQRFALLTSPLSELFGGAIVVLILWAASNPSISGVVLDTAPTISFLILALRVMSPLKAITQAPAQLAQAEASAARIFSLLDIPPADVDPPGARTATFERDLTFDDVTFGYDPGVAVLRDVSLRVSKGEMVALVGPSGAGKTTLLELVPRFHDPDRGRILLDGVPITELSRTSLRGLIAVVSQDTVILHDTVRANIAYGCSAVTDDAVRAAAQAANAHEFITALPDRYGTVLGERGTRLSGGQRQRIAIARALLRDAPILILDEATSALDTESERLVQEAIDRLVRDRTVLVIAHRLATVREADRIVVLDGGRVVEAGSHAQLYALGGLYRRLHDLQFSVDEVTT comes from the coding sequence ATGCGGCGGCGCCTCTTCGCGCTGATGCGCCCGTACCGCGTCGTGTTCGGCGGCGGAATGGCGCTGGCAATGGTCGCAGCGGTCCTCGACGCCGTGACGGTCGTCCTGCTGGTGCCGCTGCTCAAGCAGCTCTTCGGCACGGCAGGCGCGCTGAGCGGAGGTTCAACGCATCTCGAGACGTTGCTCGATAGCGCGCTGGCACCCTTGCTGGCAAACCGGACCCGCGAAGGAGCGACGATCGTTCTCGTCCTGCTCTTTCTCGCCGCCGTCTTCGTCAAGAACCTCGCCACGTACCTCTCGGCGTACTTCTCCGTGCTGGTGCAGGAAGGGATGGTCAAGGACCTGCGAGTCCGGCTCTATCGCCATCTGCTCCGCCTCGATCTCAACGTGATGCAGCGCACGCGCGGCGGTCAGCTGGCGGCCGCGTTGGTGAGCGATGCCGACCAGGTCAAGCTTGTTGTCTCGGCGGTGCTCGCCACCCTCTTCCAGAACATCGTGCTGGTGCTCGCGACGATCGGCGCGCTGCTGCTGATTTCGGTCCGCCTCACCATCATGGTCCTGGCACTCGCCCCGATTCTGATCGTCGGCGTGCAGGCCGCGGTGGCGCGGCTCAAGCGGCACGCCCACGCCTTCACCCACGAACGCGGCGAACTGACGGCGATCGTCACCGAACGACTTGCCGCGGTCAAGCTGATCCGGGCGTCCGGGGCCGAATCGAGTGAAGACCTCCACTTCCGGGCCCAGGCCGAGCGGTATCGCAAGGGCATCGTCCGCACGCAGCGTTTCGCGCTGCTCACGTCGCCGCTCAGCGAACTCTTCGGCGGCGCCATCGTGGTGCTGATCCTCTGGGCCGCGTCAAATCCGTCGATCTCCGGTGTCGTCCTCGACACGGCGCCGACGATCTCCTTCCTGATTCTCGCCTTGCGGGTGATGTCGCCGCTCAAGGCGATCACCCAGGCGCCGGCCCAGCTGGCACAGGCCGAAGCAAGTGCGGCCCGGATCTTCTCGCTGCTCGACATCCCGCCGGCCGACGTCGATCCACCCGGCGCGCGCACCGCGACGTTCGAACGCGACCTCACCTTCGACGACGTGACCTTCGGCTACGACCCCGGCGTTGCGGTGCTCCGCGACGTCTCCCTTCGAGTGTCGAAGGGAGAGATGGTGGCGCTGGTCGGACCGAGCGGAGCGGGGAAGACCACCCTCCTCGAACTGGTGCCGCGCTTTCACGATCCCGATCGCGGCCGCATCCTTCTCGACGGCGTACCGATCACCGAGTTGTCGCGGACATCACTTCGGGGATTGATTGCAGTGGTTTCCCAGGACACCGTGATCCTGCACGACACCGTGCGCGCCAATATTGCCTACGGATGCAGTGCCGTCACGGACGACGCCGTTCGCGCCGCGGCGCAGGCCGCCAACGCGCACGAGTTCATCACCGCGCTTCCCGACCGGTACGGCACGGTCCTCGGCGAGCGCGGCACGCGGCTCTCCGGCGGCCAGCGGCAGCGCATCGCCATTGCCCGGGCCCTGTTGCGGGACGCGCCGATCCTGATTCTCGACGAGGCGACCAGCGCCCTCGACACCGAATCGGAGCGGCTGGTGCAGGAGGCGATCGACCGCCTGGTACGCGACCGGACCGTGCTGGTGATCGCCCACCGCCTGGCCACGGTGCGCGAGGCCGACCGGATCGTGGTCCTCGACGGCGGGCGGGTCGTCGAGGCGGGGAGTCACGCACAGCTGTACGCCTTGGGCGGCCTCTATCGTCGCCTGCACGACCTTCAGTTTTCTGTGGACGAGGTGACCACGTGA
- a CDS encoding sterol desaturase family protein encodes MPVPHLDGGSAIASFWASVPTGVKEYYWAARTLYTEWWLWGSVVFVLVLEAVIPAVRRQKVFSRALLEDFGWLNLQTLFAVAALPAYVGVLQQAYTWVTGGHGVIAVMAAWPTWIKVAVSLLAADFLTYVHHRVRHTGIFWHFHAIHHSQRELNQFTDLRLHFVDILVAYTVLTIPMFALRIAPAEILAIGFLMAAYSRFEHSNVRATFGPLGYVFVSPQFHRIHHSIELRHQDRNFGNIFSIWDRLFGTLYAATDEYPETGVVGMDFSTTGPVRAIARQLVDPFRRIMSGSNATADRAPREDRLPAD; translated from the coding sequence ATGCCAGTACCTCATCTCGACGGCGGGTCCGCAATCGCTTCGTTCTGGGCGTCGGTGCCGACCGGCGTCAAGGAATATTACTGGGCTGCGCGGACGCTTTATACCGAGTGGTGGCTCTGGGGCTCCGTCGTGTTCGTCCTGGTGCTCGAAGCGGTGATCCCTGCGGTGCGCCGGCAGAAGGTCTTTTCGAGGGCGCTTCTCGAGGATTTCGGCTGGCTCAATCTCCAGACGCTCTTCGCGGTCGCCGCACTTCCCGCGTACGTGGGGGTCCTGCAACAGGCCTATACCTGGGTGACCGGCGGCCATGGCGTGATCGCCGTGATGGCGGCGTGGCCCACCTGGATCAAGGTCGCCGTCTCGCTGCTGGCAGCCGACTTCCTGACCTACGTCCATCATCGGGTGCGGCACACCGGGATCTTCTGGCACTTCCACGCCATCCACCATTCGCAGCGGGAGCTCAATCAGTTTACCGATCTGCGACTGCATTTCGTCGACATCCTGGTGGCGTACACCGTGCTGACGATTCCGATGTTCGCGCTGCGGATCGCGCCGGCGGAGATTCTTGCGATCGGTTTCCTGATGGCGGCGTATTCGCGATTCGAGCATTCCAACGTGCGCGCCACGTTCGGGCCGCTGGGTTACGTCTTCGTGTCACCGCAGTTCCACCGGATTCACCACTCGATCGAACTGCGGCACCAGGATCGGAACTTCGGCAACATCTTCTCCATCTGGGATCGCCTCTTCGGCACGCTCTACGCCGCGACCGACGAATATCCGGAGACCGGCGTTGTCGGGATGGATTTCAGTACCACCGGCCCGGTCCGCGCCATCGCGCGACAGTTGGTCGATCCCTTCCGCAGGATCATGAGCGGCTCGAACGCGACAGCGGATCGAGCGCCTCGCGAAGACCGTCTCCCAGCAGATTGA
- a CDS encoding glycosyltransferase family 4 protein has product MREAPDHDLLFAYDFPPMGGGIARWMAAMAERYPPGKLTVSSGTLESAEATDPQFPQTIDRIPVHSDRLRTVAGLLAWSRRAVSLSSDPAMRFAWCDSVRPAGYPARWAFRRTGLPYGIVVHGGDLLTLRQRMERSRFKHGVMRSILHHATVSVANSRWTAERLRDLLHDVGLPHAAARIRVVPLGTDPSKWRFDAEAAAAFRDRRNLPSGRWLVTVARMVEYKGIDTAIRIVAELLPTIPDVQYAVVGRGGHEEALRELAATLGVADRVHLLTDVGDDELAAAYSMATVYVGLTRETPTDVEGFGISFVEAAACGLAVIATRTGGIRDAVGDGETGLLFDPADLAGVTAILTQLLRDPSQARRIGAAGRARVERYLNWDRVVGDMQRIAEECGRRAARPMAYRTASTDDYLRK; this is encoded by the coding sequence GTGCGCGAGGCCCCCGACCACGACCTCCTGTTCGCCTACGACTTCCCGCCGATGGGCGGTGGGATCGCGCGCTGGATGGCCGCCATGGCCGAACGGTACCCGCCCGGAAAGCTCACGGTATCGAGCGGAACGCTCGAAAGCGCCGAAGCGACCGATCCGCAGTTTCCCCAGACGATCGACCGGATTCCGGTGCATTCCGACCGGCTGCGCACTGTCGCGGGACTCCTGGCCTGGTCGCGACGCGCGGTGTCACTCTCCAGCGACCCGGCAATGCGATTCGCCTGGTGCGACAGCGTGCGTCCCGCGGGCTACCCGGCCCGCTGGGCGTTCCGGCGGACCGGCCTTCCCTACGGTATCGTGGTGCACGGCGGCGACCTCCTCACGCTGCGCCAAAGGATGGAGCGCTCCCGCTTCAAGCACGGTGTCATGCGCTCGATCCTCCACCACGCCACCGTCTCTGTCGCCAACTCGCGCTGGACCGCCGAACGTCTCCGCGACCTCCTCCACGACGTGGGACTGCCGCACGCCGCGGCACGGATCCGCGTCGTCCCCCTCGGCACCGATCCGTCGAAGTGGCGATTCGACGCCGAAGCCGCCGCCGCGTTCCGCGACCGTCGCAATCTTCCGAGTGGTCGCTGGCTGGTGACCGTGGCGCGGATGGTGGAATACAAGGGGATCGATACGGCGATCAGGATCGTCGCCGAACTCCTCCCCACGATTCCGGACGTGCAGTATGCGGTCGTTGGCCGCGGCGGGCACGAGGAGGCGCTGCGCGAACTCGCCGCAACGCTCGGCGTCGCCGATCGCGTGCATCTCCTCACCGATGTCGGCGACGACGAACTCGCTGCAGCGTATTCGATGGCCACGGTGTACGTGGGGCTCACGCGCGAGACACCGACCGATGTCGAGGGGTTCGGGATCTCGTTCGTCGAGGCGGCGGCGTGCGGGCTGGCGGTGATCGCCACGCGGACCGGCGGCATCCGTGACGCGGTGGGAGATGGCGAGACCGGCCTGCTGTTCGATCCCGCAGATCTCGCGGGGGTGACGGCGATCCTCACCCAGCTGCTGCGCGACCCGTCGCAGGCGCGCCGGATCGGCGCGGCAGGTCGCGCGCGCGTCGAACGCTACCTCAACTGGGATCGCGTCGTCGGCGACATGCAGCGCATCGCGGAGGAGTGCGGGCGCCGGGCGGCACGCCCGATGGCGTACCGCACGGCGTCAACCGACGATTACTTGCGGAAGTGA
- a CDS encoding FkbM family methyltransferase produces MKIKEFFYLLGMKPRARTFGFTVESHHLQREGRVDVARWLHHRAYTVAPSQAAVDQLRRFLRPGDVALDIGAHVGDTAIPIALAVGPTGTVLAFEPNPNVFGVLEKNASLNAGRTHIVPYPFAAMRHDGRFEFQYGEPGYCNGGYHEGLSRWRHASAFTLEVEGRNLQDFLDRTHPDLIERVRFIKVDTEGFDLAVLETLEELLQRQRPILHVEMFDLKHEPPGYRQQLYRYLVDHRYAVYRVEGDDNYFGDPVTPENLTRWRSYDVCCVPDEDRSSIAGL; encoded by the coding sequence ATGAAAATCAAGGAATTCTTCTACCTGCTCGGGATGAAGCCGCGCGCCCGGACCTTCGGCTTCACGGTCGAGTCGCATCACCTGCAACGCGAGGGTCGGGTCGACGTCGCGCGATGGCTGCATCACCGCGCCTACACCGTCGCTCCATCGCAGGCGGCGGTCGATCAGCTCCGCCGCTTCCTGCGCCCCGGCGACGTGGCGCTCGATATCGGTGCGCATGTCGGCGACACCGCCATTCCGATCGCGCTGGCGGTCGGCCCTACGGGAACGGTTCTCGCATTCGAGCCCAATCCGAATGTGTTCGGCGTGCTCGAGAAGAATGCGTCGCTCAATGCCGGCAGGACGCACATCGTGCCGTATCCGTTCGCCGCGATGCGGCACGACGGACGGTTCGAATTCCAGTACGGTGAGCCGGGATACTGCAACGGCGGCTATCATGAAGGGCTCAGCCGGTGGCGGCACGCGAGCGCGTTCACCCTCGAAGTCGAGGGACGAAACCTGCAGGACTTTCTCGATCGCACGCACCCCGACCTGATTGAGCGCGTCCGGTTCATCAAGGTCGATACCGAGGGATTCGATCTCGCCGTCCTCGAAACACTCGAGGAGTTGCTGCAGCGACAGCGGCCAATCCTCCACGTCGAGATGTTCGATCTCAAGCATGAGCCGCCGGGATACCGGCAGCAGCTGTATCGCTATCTCGTCGACCATCGCTATGCGGTGTATCGCGTGGAAGGCGATGACAATTATTTCGGCGATCCGGTCACACCGGAGAACCTGACCCGCTGGCGCAGTTATGACGTGTGCTGCGTTCCCGACGAGGACCGCAGCAGCATCGCCGGCCTCTGA
- a CDS encoding porin family protein — MRKFFPVLLGTVVVAAPMHAQARIGVLGGFVSSGASISDGAVSFNPSSRSGFAAGITVTATIAPDIAVGPDLMYVQKGYKVNSSGNTFSVKGSYIEVPVLVHALFGTGPVRFVVLGGPAVAFKTSCTEEDSKPGAGTLSLSCSEAGNNYKSTDFSVMFGGGVRFGQFAVTARYDLGLVNVDSDAPDGTSVKNHALLILLGYHFRK, encoded by the coding sequence ATGCGGAAGTTTTTTCCCGTCCTGCTCGGCACCGTCGTCGTTGCAGCACCGATGCACGCGCAGGCGCGAATCGGCGTCCTCGGCGGCTTCGTCAGCTCGGGTGCGAGCATCAGCGACGGCGCAGTCAGCTTCAACCCTTCGTCACGCAGCGGGTTCGCCGCGGGAATCACGGTGACTGCCACGATTGCGCCGGATATCGCTGTTGGACCAGACCTGATGTACGTCCAAAAGGGGTACAAGGTCAACAGCAGCGGGAATACCTTCTCGGTAAAGGGCAGCTACATCGAAGTTCCAGTCCTGGTGCATGCGCTGTTTGGGACCGGGCCGGTGAGATTCGTCGTGCTTGGAGGGCCTGCCGTCGCATTCAAGACGTCGTGCACCGAGGAAGACTCGAAGCCCGGCGCAGGGACCTTGAGTCTGAGTTGTTCCGAGGCTGGCAACAATTACAAGAGCACTGATTTCTCCGTGATGTTCGGCGGCGGAGTCCGGTTCGGCCAGTTTGCCGTCACCGCGCGGTACGATCTCGGTCTCGTCAACGTCGACAGCGACGCCCCCGACGGCACCAGCGTGAAGAACCACGCACTCCTGATCCTGCTCGGATATCACTTCCGCAAGTAA
- a CDS encoding glycosyltransferase: MIPAAIPVKRLAILGAWAPHRDEDAYARAARRLGAEARVFDVLGWHRRLRALAPALLEYSIERYDPDFILCTREAQRLGAARLDRLFRGRSTAMWHVDPRPQTGVIDLARRCGTLYLTYAAQLEQYRRDGVPVVRFLPQAMDPDRDVPATSTRPEYQCDASFVGSGPYPYRWPVLEAVASQFTLQVRGPGWKDAKTSFPIAGKSVHGSEFAKVVRGAAASLGANAMPEQEEDYASASNRMWKIFGCGGAYVGPYVRGIEQFAEGETHCLWYRSPAECVEQVRRLVGDPAFRSAMSARAHAHALAAHTYDHRMQMLLTGAEYPLQR, from the coding sequence GTGATTCCCGCAGCGATCCCGGTCAAGCGACTCGCCATCCTGGGCGCGTGGGCACCTCACCGCGACGAGGATGCCTACGCCCGCGCGGCGCGACGCCTCGGCGCCGAGGCACGCGTCTTCGATGTGCTGGGGTGGCATCGCCGCCTTCGCGCCCTCGCTCCAGCGCTTCTGGAATACAGCATCGAGCGCTACGACCCGGATTTCATCCTCTGCACCCGCGAAGCGCAGCGGCTGGGTGCCGCCCGGCTCGACCGGCTTTTTCGCGGCCGATCGACGGCGATGTGGCACGTGGACCCACGGCCGCAGACCGGGGTGATCGACCTCGCGCGCCGCTGTGGTACGCTGTACCTCACCTATGCCGCACAGCTCGAGCAGTACCGCCGGGATGGCGTACCGGTCGTTCGCTTCCTGCCGCAGGCGATGGATCCCGATCGCGACGTGCCAGCAACATCCACGCGGCCGGAGTACCAGTGCGACGCGTCGTTCGTCGGATCGGGTCCATATCCGTATCGATGGCCGGTCCTCGAAGCGGTGGCGTCACAATTCACCCTCCAGGTGCGCGGGCCCGGATGGAAGGATGCGAAGACCTCATTCCCGATCGCCGGGAAATCGGTGCACGGCAGCGAGTTTGCCAAGGTCGTGCGGGGCGCCGCGGCGTCGCTGGGCGCGAATGCGATGCCGGAGCAGGAGGAGGACTACGCGTCTGCGTCGAACCGGATGTGGAAGATCTTCGGCTGCGGCGGCGCGTATGTGGGCCCGTACGTGCGCGGCATCGAGCAATTCGCCGAGGGTGAGACGCACTGCCTGTGGTATCGCTCGCCCGCCGAATGCGTCGAACAGGTGAGGCGACTCGTCGGTGATCCGGCATTCCGCTCGGCGATGTCCGCGCGCGCACACGCGCACGCGCTCGCCGCGCACACCTACGATCACCGGATGCAGATGCTGCTGACCGGCGCCGAGTATCCGCTCCAGCGCTGA
- a CDS encoding ABC transporter permease, producing MAAFPAPHAEPLPANHARSPLIEALADRWRADAFFRLGALLVALVVVAAILAPWIAPHDPLQGDLARDYLAPPGGRFLFGADAQGRDVLSRVLYGARLSLIVGLISQLVAVSLGLMLGLVSGYYRGATDLVIMRLADITLAFPSLLLLIAVAAAIRPSLPVIFVIIGAVGWAGMARLVRSQALVLSRSEYVIAARALGAPDRRIMLRHLVPNVRTVVIVSATLGIAGAIMAEAALSFVGLGAQPPTPSWGAMVSEGRDLIRVAPWVSVAPGLAIGVAVLGFNLLGDGLREALDPLSRSSRS from the coding sequence ATGGCCGCGTTCCCGGCGCCCCACGCCGAACCACTCCCCGCGAACCACGCGCGCTCGCCACTCATCGAGGCGCTCGCCGACCGCTGGCGTGCCGACGCCTTCTTCCGGCTCGGCGCGCTCCTCGTGGCACTCGTAGTCGTCGCCGCGATCCTGGCGCCGTGGATCGCACCCCACGATCCGTTGCAGGGCGATCTCGCCCGCGACTATCTCGCGCCGCCGGGCGGCCGCTTCCTCTTCGGTGCCGACGCACAGGGAAGAGATGTCCTCTCCCGCGTGCTGTACGGCGCTCGCCTCTCGCTCATCGTCGGACTCATCTCGCAGCTGGTCGCCGTGTCGCTCGGGCTGATGCTCGGCCTCGTGTCCGGTTATTACCGTGGTGCCACCGACCTGGTCATCATGCGGCTCGCCGACATCACCCTCGCCTTCCCGAGTCTCCTCCTGCTGATCGCCGTCGCGGCCGCCATCAGGCCGTCGCTCCCGGTCATCTTCGTGATCATCGGCGCGGTCGGCTGGGCCGGAATGGCGCGCCTGGTCCGGTCGCAGGCGCTGGTCCTGTCGAGGAGCGAGTACGTGATCGCGGCTCGGGCGCTCGGGGCCCCCGACAGGCGGATCATGCTTCGGCACCTGGTCCCCAACGTGCGCACCGTCGTCATCGTCAGCGCCACCCTCGGCATTGCCGGCGCGATCATGGCTGAAGCCGCACTCTCGTTCGTCGGCCTCGGCGCGCAACCGCCAACGCCGAGCTGGGGAGCAATGGTTTCTGAGGGGCGAGACCTGATCCGGGTCGCACCGTGGGTCTCGGTGGCGCCGGGGCTCGCGATCGGCGTCGCGGTCCTCGGCTTCAATCTGCTGGGAGACGGTCTTCGCGAGGCGCTCGATCCGCTGTCGCGTTCGAGCCGCTCATGA